From the genome of Scytonema hofmannii PCC 7110, one region includes:
- a CDS encoding DUF4114 domain-containing protein, giving the protein MATTSLNVTVDWNAVEGQTKDEHFGINVYRAVADAGNSKYRSNMSHMSPGIIRFHNMDYIKDSSKDHGLIDTENKTWDVQKVVNTIQASIDMFGADQPQRMFNIPSWPSWMDANKDGYLDSDRFDEYANLCADLVKIVNKDNNLGVQYWEITNEKDIEYFSIFHTKSGWGKLIDPNQPDRLDELITIYNKVAEAMKAVDPSIKVGGPSIARPDLTPFYEPFIKGTADNLDFFTYHYYPTGSAATPDDQVFNAANSIGKYTKTIVDTLKKISPNRDIPAMLGEYNISWTWETHDPRMTNNKGAVFDALSMIEAIENGAAASLSWNEKDGSYGKTSYNDTLRPGGELLHLFNEYLVGNRISTTSDNSSITTFAVDRPGSHKAYVLINSSNSPQEVAVTFNNWNLTTSHVSKHIISDSGYSQELTAWDTVNNSTIVLPANSVLLFEDDSPEVSVPPTSEPNPTPPSDPPANTDTPDVSLPTTSEPNPTPPSDPPANTDTPDVSLPTTSEPNPTPPSDPPANTDTPDVSLPTTSEPNPTPPSDTPANTDTPDVGLPTTSEPNPTPPSDTPANTDTPEVSLPPTGEPNPTPPSDTPANTDTPDVGLPTTSEPNPTPPSDTPANTDTPVVNLPTTSEPNPTPPSDTPANTDTPDVDLPITSEPNPTPPSDTPANTDSPEVSLPPTGEPNPTPPSDTPANTDTPDVDLPITSEPNPTIPSDTQGNTDSPDVGLPTTSEPNPTPPSDTPANTDNPDVDLPTTSEPNPTIPSDTQGNTDSPDVGLPPTGEPNPTIPSDIQENAHNLSNLSPDISPTINSGNPISSPENISAIGTPYTQTSTTLQSSTPTNLSYDNQPARFDNVEFSSKVKDSSTNIASLLLSSGKSVSQSLKSAIDTPRNISGSQVTDKTTIGEPEIAAVLNTSNDSQAPLLDLRKTDLNKDGQIDNKVFVNFYDVTSHAVYNNTVGFYKIANVDGAVFDSLTGKLIPPGEKGYVQIALEQRVLEVELNRNTGKLMTQLEGGALYAPYLIASGTAQEYLSNISGNPTSNQTPQAFFSYGVGNPDNINHVKLLGKNQLGFEDTIGGGDKDYNDLMFKVKVQSN; this is encoded by the coding sequence ATGGCTACTACTTCTTTGAATGTAACGGTTGATTGGAATGCTGTTGAAGGACAGACAAAAGATGAACATTTTGGAATAAATGTTTATAGGGCTGTTGCAGATGCTGGTAACTCAAAATATCGCAGCAACATGAGCCACATGAGTCCGGGAATAATCCGCTTTCATAATATGGATTATATAAAAGACTCTAGCAAAGACCACGGCTTAATTGATACTGAAAATAAAACATGGGACGTTCAAAAGGTCGTCAATACTATTCAAGCTTCCATTGATATGTTTGGTGCAGATCAGCCCCAACGTATGTTCAATATTCCTTCATGGCCAAGTTGGATGGATGCGAACAAGGATGGTTATTTAGATAGCGATCGCTTTGACGAGTATGCGAACTTATGTGCGGATTTAGTCAAGATTGTTAATAAAGATAATAACTTAGGCGTTCAATATTGGGAAATTACTAACGAAAAAGACATTGAGTACTTTAGTATCTTCCATACCAAAAGTGGTTGGGGTAAACTGATTGACCCGAATCAACCAGATCGCTTGGACGAATTAATAACTATTTATAACAAAGTTGCTGAAGCCATGAAGGCGGTCGATCCGAGCATTAAAGTAGGTGGACCAAGTATTGCTCGTCCCGACTTAACTCCTTTTTATGAACCATTTATCAAAGGAACAGCAGATAATCTGGACTTCTTTACCTATCACTATTACCCTACAGGGAGTGCTGCGACTCCAGACGATCAAGTCTTTAATGCTGCTAATTCTATTGGAAAATACACAAAAACTATTGTTGATACACTCAAGAAGATTAGCCCCAATCGAGATATTCCTGCGATGTTAGGCGAATATAACATCAGTTGGACTTGGGAAACTCATGACCCACGTATGACCAATAACAAAGGGGCGGTTTTTGATGCACTATCAATGATAGAAGCTATAGAGAACGGTGCTGCAGCATCACTCTCTTGGAATGAAAAAGACGGTAGTTACGGTAAAACAAGTTATAACGATACTTTACGTCCTGGTGGTGAACTTCTGCACTTGTTTAATGAATATTTAGTGGGAAATCGTATCTCTACAACCAGCGATAATAGTAGTATCACAACTTTTGCAGTTGATCGTCCAGGTTCTCATAAAGCCTACGTATTAATTAATTCCTCAAATAGTCCTCAAGAAGTTGCTGTCACATTCAATAATTGGAACTTAACAACATCTCATGTCAGCAAACATATTATTTCTGACTCTGGTTATAGTCAAGAACTGACTGCTTGGGATACGGTCAATAATAGTACCATTGTGCTCCCCGCCAACTCTGTTCTTCTCTTTGAAGATGACAGTCCTGAGGTGAGTGTACCGCCGACGTCCGAACCAAATCCCACACCGCCAAGCGATCCACCAGCAAACACTGACACTCCAGATGTCAGTTTACCCACCACTTCTGAACCAAATCCCACACCGCCAAGTGATCCACCAGCAAACACTGACACTCCAGATGTCAGTTTACCCACCACTTCTGAACCAAATCCCACACCGCCAAGCGATCCACCAGCAAACACTGACACTCCAGATGTCAGTTTACCCACCACTTCTGAACCCAATCCCACACCGCCAAGCGATACACCAGCAAACACTGACACTCCAGATGTCGGTTTACCCACCACTTCTGAACCAAATCCCACACCGCCAAGCGATACACCAGCAAACACTGACACTCCTGAGGTGAGTTTACCTCCGACAGGAGAACCCAATCCCACACCTCCAAGTGACACGCCAGCAAACACTGACACTCCAGATGTCGGTTTACCCACCACTTCTGAACCCAATCCCACACCGCCAAGCGATACACCAGCAAACACTGACACTCCAGTTGTAAATTTACCCACCACTTCTGAACCCAATCCCACACCGCCAAGCGATACACCAGCAAACACTGACACTCCAGATGTAGATTTACCCATCACTTCTGAACCCAATCCCACACCTCCAAGTGACACGCCAGCAAACACTGACAGTCCTGAGGTGAGTTTACCTCCGACAGGAGAACCCAATCCTACACCTCCAAGTGACACGCCAGCAAACACTGACACTCCAGATGTAGATTTACCCATCACTTCTGAACCCAATCCCACAATTCCAAGTGACACGCAAGGAAACACTGACAGTCCAGATGTAGGGTTACCCACCACTTCTGAACCCAATCCCACACCTCCAAGTGACACGCCAGCAAACACTGACAATCCAGATGTAGATTTACCCACCACTTCTGAACCCAATCCCACAATTCCAAGTGACACGCAAGGAAACACTGACAGTCCAGATGTAGGGTTACCCCCGACAGGAGAACCCAATCCCACAATTCCAAGTGACATTCAAGAGAATGCTCATAACTTAAGTAATTTGTCACCGGATATTTCCCCTACAATAAACTCTGGCAACCCTATATCTAGCCCTGAAAATATTAGTGCAATTGGCACACCCTACACTCAGACTTCAACGACTCTTCAGTCTTCTACTCCAACCAATCTAAGTTATGACAACCAGCCCGCTCGCTTTGATAATGTAGAGTTTTCATCAAAAGTGAAAGATTCAAGTACTAATATTGCTTCTTTATTATTAAGCAGTGGTAAGAGCGTTAGTCAGAGTCTTAAGTCAGCGATCGATACTCCGCGTAATATTTCCGGAAGCCAAGTCACGGATAAAACCACTATCGGCGAGCCAGAGATTGCGGCTGTGTTAAATACTTCAAATGACTCTCAAGCACCACTGCTTGACTTGCGTAAAACCGATCTAAATAAAGATGGTCAGATTGACAACAAAGTCTTTGTCAATTTCTATGATGTTACCAGCCATGCAGTCTACAACAATACTGTAGGATTCTACAAAATTGCTAATGTAGATGGAGCAGTTTTTGACTCTTTAACAGGCAAATTAATTCCTCCGGGTGAGAAAGGCTACGTTCAAATAGCGCTTGAACAAAGGGTATTGGAGGTAGAGCTAAATCGGAATACAGGCAAACTCATGACTCAACTTGAGGGTGGAGCATTATATGCTCCCTACCTGATTGCAAGTGGTACTGCACAAGAGTACCTTAGCAACATATCTGGTAATCCAACCAGCAATCAAACACCTCAGGCATTCTTCAGCTATGGAGTAGGGAACCCTGATAATATCAATCACGTCAAGTTACTTGGTAAAAATCAGTTGGGATTTGAGGATACAATTGGTGGAGGAGACAAAGACTACAATGATTTGATGTTCAAAGTAAAAGTGCAAAGCAATTAA
- a CDS encoding DUF928 domain-containing protein, producing MARCKFYRWQTGLALGLALALIAFATSTFPDSQKTIAEVPPPVNQNSQKQSQSKTATASQVKFNRPPLSPRGAPGNRKGGGTRDGHKCSVLEINERLLALVPAVESEQAISHVWGLTVNASPTLWFYLPYLPKDIKTGKLELWDETDREPRNYQQIYQGTFTVAGTPGAIALNLPPTVKLEPDKNYHWYLSLDINCNGKNQSVDVNGWIQRATFNNTLAVQLQSVERNQVILYAENGIWYDALTQLAQLRRSHPQAENFITDWQKLLRDAGLEEFANKPIVPCCNLSSSP from the coding sequence GTGGCTAGGTGCAAGTTTTATCGTTGGCAAACTGGACTAGCTTTAGGATTGGCTTTAGCGCTTATTGCTTTTGCTACCAGTACTTTTCCGGACAGCCAAAAAACCATTGCAGAAGTCCCTCCCCCTGTTAACCAAAATTCTCAAAAGCAGTCCCAGTCTAAAACCGCAACTGCTTCCCAAGTGAAGTTTAATCGACCGCCTCTGTCACCTAGAGGAGCGCCCGGAAATAGGAAAGGAGGCGGAACTCGTGATGGACATAAATGTTCAGTCCTGGAAATCAATGAACGTCTTTTAGCTTTAGTTCCTGCTGTGGAATCAGAGCAAGCAATTAGCCATGTTTGGGGATTAACCGTTAACGCTTCTCCTACTCTGTGGTTTTATCTTCCTTATCTTCCCAAAGATATCAAGACGGGTAAATTGGAATTATGGGACGAAACTGACCGAGAACCCAGAAATTACCAGCAGATTTATCAAGGAACTTTCACTGTCGCCGGAACGCCAGGAGCGATCGCTCTCAATCTACCACCGACAGTTAAATTAGAGCCAGACAAAAACTATCATTGGTATTTATCTCTCGACATCAATTGCAATGGTAAAAATCAATCAGTCGATGTCAACGGGTGGATTCAGCGAGCCACATTTAACAATACTCTTGCAGTGCAGCTGCAATCAGTCGAGCGAAACCAAGTCATTTTGTATGCCGAAAACGGGATTTGGTACGATGCTTTAACTCAATTAGCACAACTTCGCCGTAGCCATCCACAAGCAGAAAATTTCATCACTGATTGGCAAAAATTGCTGAGAGATGCTGGCTTAGAAGAGTTTGCGAACAAACCTATTGTACCTTGCTGTAATCTCTCATCCTCACCTTAA
- a CDS encoding CHASE2 domain-containing protein yields MGRVAVLKIGRGNFHQGFEVSLELREDGGSPLGEIEGRLKANTDIEGLYLLWQQSFRNLTAIARNQVWEIEESLPTNRATSEITDDCWQRMRQVEANLNQWLQPSGELGWQKIRERLNKELASQADTIRLAIKAKDPILWKLPWHTWDLLSRYPNVGVSYSPVEYESWEIAKHQTQSDRVRLLAIFGDNRHLDLEADRKAIANLNGAESVFCHQPQARDLIAQLRDPKGWDIFFFAGHSQTGEQRGRISLSARESIETDQFKHALKEAIQRGLKIAIFNSCEGLGLAQQLADLHVPIIIVMQEIVPDKVAQSFLKEFLREYAAGQALYIAVRRAQERLEEFTDLPGATWLPMIYQNPSEVPPTWKELRSMTKRNSRRQLEWQHLPNILVRSLVATGLVMTVRFLGGLQPVELWAFDQLVRLQPDGGIDERLLVVKVTEQDIRQQRQYPLSDRAILQAIEKLQVHQPRAIGLDIYRDFPVEPGYRELAVHIQKNPRLVTICEVSQPEPKGGNKFGVASPPASSTENVGFSDLAVEPDGTVRRYLFHLNPGDSLCQASYAFSAELAFRYLSSEGIQPEATSEGNLKLGSTVFQPLEKHTGFYHNIDPRGHQVLLNYRSSQKVAREVTLTEVLQNNFQPQWVKDRLVLIGVVAPSVGDRFSTPFSNEIGRKMPGVVIHAQMASQMLSVAKEERSLLRFLPQELDVLWIWSWAITGGLCVWGFHSLLYRRIAMAVAIAILPNLCFGLFSIGICAPLIPSVLAFAIAWGITNRFSGLSR; encoded by the coding sequence ATGGGTAGGGTAGCAGTTCTGAAAATTGGCAGGGGAAACTTTCACCAAGGGTTTGAAGTATCGCTAGAACTCAGAGAGGATGGCGGTTCTCCCTTGGGAGAAATTGAAGGTAGGCTAAAAGCTAACACAGATATTGAAGGCTTGTATCTTTTATGGCAACAATCTTTTCGCAATCTCACAGCGATCGCTCGCAATCAGGTTTGGGAGATTGAGGAAAGCTTGCCGACGAATCGCGCCACTAGCGAGATTACGGACGACTGTTGGCAACGAATGCGACAAGTGGAGGCTAACCTAAACCAATGGCTGCAACCGTCGGGGGAATTGGGCTGGCAAAAAATTAGAGAAAGGTTAAACAAAGAACTAGCGAGTCAGGCTGACACCATACGCTTAGCCATTAAAGCCAAAGATCCAATCCTGTGGAAACTGCCTTGGCATACTTGGGATTTGCTATCGCGTTACCCAAATGTCGGTGTTAGCTATAGTCCGGTAGAGTATGAATCTTGGGAGATTGCCAAGCACCAAACTCAAAGCGATCGCGTTCGCCTTCTGGCAATTTTTGGAGATAACCGACACCTGGATCTAGAAGCCGATCGTAAGGCGATCGCGAATCTCAACGGAGCGGAGTCAGTTTTTTGTCATCAGCCTCAGGCTAGAGATTTAATTGCTCAACTCCGAGATCCAAAGGGCTGGGATATCTTTTTTTTTGCTGGGCATAGCCAGACGGGAGAACAAAGAGGTCGGATTAGTCTCAGCGCCAGGGAAAGTATTGAAACTGACCAATTTAAACATGCTTTGAAGGAAGCGATTCAACGAGGATTAAAAATCGCAATTTTTAATTCTTGTGAAGGATTGGGACTAGCGCAGCAGTTAGCTGATTTACACGTGCCCATTATCATTGTCATGCAGGAGATAGTTCCGGATAAAGTTGCTCAATCTTTTCTCAAAGAATTTCTCAGAGAATACGCTGCTGGACAAGCTTTATACATTGCGGTGCGTCGTGCCCAAGAACGTCTAGAGGAATTTACCGATTTACCAGGAGCTACCTGGTTACCAATGATTTACCAAAATCCCTCTGAGGTGCCGCCAACTTGGAAGGAATTGCGATCGATGACAAAGCGAAATTCCCGCCGTCAGCTTGAATGGCAGCATTTGCCAAATATCTTGGTCAGGAGTTTGGTCGCTACAGGCTTAGTCATGACGGTGCGGTTTTTAGGGGGACTCCAGCCTGTGGAGTTGTGGGCTTTTGACCAGCTCGTGCGCCTGCAACCCGATGGTGGAATTGATGAGCGCCTACTGGTTGTAAAAGTAACAGAACAAGATATCCGACAGCAGCGTCAGTACCCCCTGAGCGATCGCGCGATTTTACAAGCAATAGAAAAACTTCAGGTTCATCAACCCAGAGCCATTGGCTTGGATATCTACCGCGATTTTCCTGTAGAACCAGGATACCGCGAGCTAGCCGTCCACATCCAGAAAAACCCACGCCTGGTGACAATTTGCGAAGTCAGCCAACCAGAACCAAAGGGTGGGAATAAATTTGGGGTTGCATCTCCCCCTGCTAGCTCAACAGAAAATGTCGGGTTTAGCGATTTAGCAGTTGAGCCGGATGGTACAGTCCGCCGTTATTTGTTTCATTTAAATCCAGGAGACTCCCTTTGCCAAGCCTCTTATGCCTTCAGTGCTGAATTAGCCTTTCGTTACCTATCTTCAGAAGGCATTCAACCAGAAGCGACATCTGAAGGCAACTTGAAGCTTGGCTCTACCGTTTTCCAACCTTTGGAAAAGCATACTGGTTTTTATCACAACATCGATCCTCGCGGTCACCAAGTCCTGCTCAATTATCGGTCTTCACAAAAAGTCGCTAGGGAAGTAACGCTCACAGAAGTTCTCCAAAATAATTTTCAACCCCAATGGGTGAAAGATCGGTTGGTTTTGATTGGCGTCGTAGCCCCATCAGTTGGCGATCGCTTTTCTACTCCCTTTAGTAATGAAATTGGACGGAAAATGCCTGGTGTCGTCATTCACGCCCAAATGGCGAGCCAAATGCTCAGTGTAGCCAAAGAAGAACGTTCCTTACTGCGGTTTTTGCCGCAAGAATTAGATGTTCTCTGGATCTGGAGTTGGGCAATTACGGGGGGTTTATGCGTTTGGGGATTTCACTCGCTATTATATCGCCGAATTGCGATGGCTGTGGCAATCGCTATTCTTCCTAACCTCTGCTTCGGCTTGTTCAGTATCGGTATTTGTGCGCCCCTGATTCCTTCAGTCCTCGCTTTTGCGATCGCTTGGGGAATTACCAACCGTTTTAGCGGACTATCGCGTTAA
- a CDS encoding DUF1822 family protein yields MLKLRKLSTIYPNQLWLNLSQELQKEAWQQSQLHSNAAARCQAYLNYLCLKTFVPWLEAWLKEANQVQGSISDTTWDSLWEFVNGTPIELEGMRLVLIPNETSDLEEFAVPCEWVDIPSWRKDYYLAVQINLGESEQSWLRVWGFASYEKLKQQGIYDESDRTYYINQEVLAEDFTQMLLVPQQDTNPHAEEPPLQLSVKVAQELLVQLSKPGIYLPRLAVPFDQWAALLTNEQWRQQLYNQRLGLTSTATASFTVVNLRQWLEKAESTIEKSWQAVETLLTPPEFSAVRGTETLEPTVSSEAIAPLIRLLQSNRPEKERCQAAGVLGQIGIGHPEVVEALTQLLRTANDEETRWEAALSLGKIAPEHPQAGVSKARLIDLGMQLGTCQVALIVTIRPKTEEKIGVRLQVQPINQQHKLPPNLQLSVISGGETRLQAQTRSDDRGQGKDKLLQLGFSPPSGTQFQVRVTLDGVSVSEDFLA; encoded by the coding sequence ATGTTGAAATTGCGAAAACTTTCTACTATTTATCCTAACCAGCTCTGGTTGAATTTATCACAAGAGCTTCAAAAAGAAGCTTGGCAACAATCCCAACTTCATTCTAATGCAGCTGCTCGCTGTCAAGCTTATCTCAATTATCTTTGCTTAAAAACTTTTGTACCTTGGCTTGAGGCTTGGTTAAAAGAAGCTAACCAAGTTCAAGGTAGCATTTCTGACACCACTTGGGACTCTCTCTGGGAATTTGTCAACGGTACACCAATTGAGTTAGAAGGAATGCGATTGGTTTTGATTCCCAACGAAACCAGCGATTTAGAAGAATTTGCTGTTCCCTGCGAGTGGGTTGATATTCCTAGCTGGAGAAAGGATTATTACCTTGCCGTGCAAATTAATTTGGGTGAATCAGAGCAATCTTGGCTGCGGGTATGGGGATTCGCTAGCTATGAAAAACTCAAGCAGCAGGGGATATATGATGAAAGCGATCGCACTTACTATATCAACCAGGAAGTCTTAGCTGAAGACTTCACACAAATGCTACTCGTCCCCCAGCAAGACACCAATCCCCATGCTGAAGAACCGCCACTACAGTTATCTGTAAAAGTCGCTCAAGAGTTATTAGTGCAACTCAGTAAACCAGGGATCTACTTACCTAGACTGGCAGTACCCTTTGATCAGTGGGCTGCATTACTCACAAACGAACAATGGCGACAGCAGCTATACAACCAGCGTTTAGGCTTAACTTCCACTGCAACTGCAAGTTTCACAGTTGTGAACTTGCGGCAATGGTTAGAGAAAGCAGAAAGCACGATCGAGAAAAGTTGGCAAGCTGTCGAAACACTTTTAACACCTCCAGAATTCAGTGCAGTTCGCGGTACAGAAACGTTGGAACCGACAGTATCTTCCGAAGCGATCGCGCCATTAATTCGCCTGCTACAATCTAATCGCCCTGAAAAAGAACGATGTCAAGCCGCCGGAGTTTTAGGGCAAATTGGCATTGGTCATCCGGAAGTTGTTGAGGCGTTGACTCAATTATTACGCACCGCTAACGATGAAGAAACCCGTTGGGAAGCAGCCTTAAGTTTAGGCAAAATTGCGCCTGAGCATCCCCAAGCAGGCGTCAGTAAAGCTAGGCTAATTGACTTGGGGATGCAGTTGGGAACTTGCCAAGTCGCATTAATTGTCACCATTAGACCTAAAACTGAAGAAAAAATTGGCGTGCGGCTACAAGTGCAACCAATCAACCAACAACACAAGCTACCACCAAATCTCCAACTAAGCGTGATTTCCGGTGGCGAAACTCGCTTGCAAGCCCAAACAAGAAGCGACGATAGAGGTCAAGGGAAAGATAAACTCTTGCAACTAGGCTTTAGTCCACCATCGGGAACCCAATTCCAAGTGCGGGTAACGCTGGATGGGGTAAGTGTGAGCGAGGACTTTCTAGCTTAA
- a CDS encoding helix-turn-helix domain-containing protein, producing MSDQFWTLYDFTETNGYPPFKRLIQNRLRERMEKLVQLHPEWDESDYADYFVKILNDDSQPEIEKRLAHWHLLAYFDRDRCYLIWRNWYRLPFYEARAEHLYALTNEYLCNREKLQQSLNKYKTSNDSRANFKTYMVGVLRNVMRQQIHWESKWHLLCDVDINSRRKLQKAEERLREALTNSGSREPEISQYLFAWRYFVPVYKNNQVYHPNRREGEKWPDPELSDFAETAKDYNSQRFQPGAPLQVAVGAAVAPAMIQEWMNICIAALQQPSQIIEVSYDANNIEQPDNRSVNSWEALEQEEPTESLQEIDLILRAEIELIEQNLDNVRSQIPKSCRQAVMPLCYPHRLALLTQEQFASKIGVHQGTISRYISKNVEAPLLEKFQELTSERINPSAYVKTFLNEKFSHLNSANPIEAQLIAALADLDTRSQQILKLSYGQQMGLTELTQTLSQEQPMSQEEVEQKLFLAQNQLEKTFLNLLNQWQTNYIKLWLKKYYQNLIQSELLKSFEQLGSLQRKIICQRYGQKQDIKTSSHACQTLALAKQQLQRCFLWWINTRFGLSLETERQQVGEVVEDWLSKDVLYLELQRN from the coding sequence ATGAGCGATCAATTCTGGACATTGTATGATTTTACTGAAACTAACGGTTATCCTCCGTTCAAACGATTAATTCAAAATCGCTTGCGGGAACGGATGGAAAAGCTAGTTCAGTTGCATCCTGAGTGGGATGAGAGCGATTATGCAGATTATTTTGTAAAAATTCTCAATGACGATTCCCAACCTGAGATAGAAAAACGTCTGGCTCACTGGCACTTATTAGCTTACTTCGATCGCGATCGCTGTTATCTCATTTGGCGCAATTGGTATCGTTTGCCTTTTTACGAGGCTCGTGCGGAACATTTGTATGCTCTAACTAACGAATACCTTTGTAACCGGGAGAAATTACAGCAATCTCTCAATAAGTACAAGACGAGTAATGATAGTAGAGCAAATTTCAAAACCTACATGGTAGGGGTGCTGCGAAATGTGATGCGCCAGCAAATACATTGGGAATCGAAATGGCATCTGCTGTGTGATGTGGATATCAATAGTCGTAGAAAACTGCAAAAGGCGGAAGAACGACTGAGAGAAGCGCTGACAAACTCTGGCTCAAGAGAACCAGAAATTTCGCAGTATCTTTTTGCTTGGCGCTATTTTGTTCCTGTTTACAAAAACAATCAAGTCTACCATCCTAACAGAAGAGAAGGAGAGAAATGGCCAGATCCAGAACTCTCAGATTTTGCAGAAACCGCTAAGGACTACAATTCTCAGAGATTTCAACCCGGTGCTCCCTTGCAAGTCGCTGTTGGTGCAGCAGTAGCGCCTGCAATGATTCAAGAATGGATGAATATCTGTATCGCCGCTTTACAGCAACCTTCCCAAATTATTGAAGTTTCTTACGATGCCAATAACATAGAACAACCGGACAATCGAAGCGTCAATTCTTGGGAAGCTTTAGAGCAAGAAGAACCAACAGAATCTTTACAAGAGATAGACCTGATTTTAAGAGCAGAAATTGAACTCATTGAGCAAAACTTAGACAATGTCCGCAGTCAAATTCCCAAATCATGCCGTCAAGCTGTTATGCCTCTGTGCTATCCTCACCGATTGGCACTTTTAACTCAGGAACAGTTTGCCAGTAAGATTGGCGTTCATCAGGGAACCATTTCACGCTACATTTCAAAGAATGTGGAAGCGCCATTGCTAGAAAAGTTTCAGGAGTTAACGAGTGAGCGAATCAATCCCAGTGCTTATGTCAAAACATTTTTAAATGAAAAATTTTCCCATCTTAACTCTGCTAATCCAATTGAAGCTCAATTAATTGCTGCACTAGCAGATTTGGATACGCGATCGCAGCAAATTCTCAAACTTAGCTACGGTCAACAAATGGGTCTCACTGAGCTAACTCAGACTCTGAGCCAAGAACAACCTATGAGCCAAGAGGAAGTTGAACAAAAACTGTTTTTAGCTCAAAATCAATTAGAAAAAACTTTTTTAAACTTACTTAACCAATGGCAAACTAACTATATCAAGTTATGGTTAAAAAAGTATTACCAAAATCTTATTCAATCGGAATTATTAAAGTCTTTTGAGCAATTAGGATCGCTACAAAGAAAAATTATTTGCCAGCGATACGGTCAAAAGCAAGATATCAAAACTAGCTCTCATGCCTGCCAAACCCTGGCTTTAGCGAAGCAGCAGTTGCAGCGTTGTTTTCTTTGGTGGATTAATACCCGCTTTGGTCTTTCCCTAGAAACAGAAAGGCAACAGGTCGGCGAAGTGGTTGAGGATTGGCTGTCAAAAGATGTGCTCTACCTAGAACTCCAGAGGAATTAA
- a CDS encoding mersacidin/lichenicidin family type 2 lantibiotic: protein MSNIDIIRAWKDEEYRNSLSEEQLSQLPENPAGMVELSDKEMETFMGGGDVHIAMSCCGTKATNQSKKLPIQDSSILAEVSSLEKG, encoded by the coding sequence ATGTCAAATATTGACATTATTCGTGCGTGGAAAGATGAAGAATATCGCAATAGCCTGAGTGAAGAACAGCTTTCTCAGTTACCTGAAAATCCAGCAGGGATGGTTGAATTATCTGATAAAGAGATGGAAACTTTTATGGGCGGAGGAGATGTTCACATTGCTATGTCTTGCTGCGGTACCAAAGCTACGAATCAAAGCAAGAAGCTCCCAATTCAAGATTCTTCTATTTTAGCAGAAGTTTCTTCTCTTGAGAAAGGCTAA